From a region of the Triticum aestivum cultivar Chinese Spring chromosome 7D, IWGSC CS RefSeq v2.1, whole genome shotgun sequence genome:
- the LOC123169936 gene encoding uncharacterized protein translates to MAANACCTCGDAIDDEKEDTTFFECVRCARWQHNCCFKNWDSSEDPELCDICLDQQKQQPHHHQWVEKLASLDFRMICEPYRFCYLCSKHFCARCCPAAPPSRRRDHGNHPTFIIEVVQHEGLLIVRLEDVNHFYDCSRVEPEMAFPGWVRLHPKPEEQDAGGGGGGEPCGFRECNRRIAQDYDFCSIHCQFEEIGRDPVMPPTRQAVLDSRAQKYRVKGLLTLEHSNGTPIVSLGHGWDKFCLLCHAGFSSQVCHHHDNHSTIEIIDTPEFGLVARFIQTLHGEWLASLSTVQSSREERALDDGYGWFYTEVIVEVPLMMQSHPVSELRPNSCRCGSGIDKDMVYCSVQCMAGDL, encoded by the exons atggccgccaacGCGTGCTGTACGTGCGGCGACGCTATCGACGACGAGAAAGAAGACACGACGTTCTTCGAGTGCGTTCGCTGCGCAAGGTGGCAGCACAA CTGCTGCTTCAAGAACTGGGATTCGTCGGAGGACCCCGAACTGTGCGATATTTGCCTCGACCAACAGAAGCAGCAGCCCCACCACCACCAG TGGGTGGAGAAACTCGCGAGCTTGGACTTCCGGATGATATGCGAGCCCTACCGCTTCTGCTATCTCTGCAGCAAGCACTTCTGCGCGCGCtgctgccccgccgccccacccAGCCGCAGGCGCGATCACGGCAATCACCCCACATTCATAATCGAG GTGGTGCAGCACGAGGGGCTGCTGATCGTCAGATTGGAGGACGTTAACCACTTCTACGACTGCTCTCGCGTCGAG CCGGAGATGGCATTCCCAGGTTGGGTGCGCCTGCATCCCAAGCCGGAGGAGCAggatgccggcggcggcggcggaggagagccGTGCGGCTTCAGGGAATGCAACCGTCGAATAGCCCAAGACTATGATTTCTGCTCCATCCACTGTCAG TTCGAAGAGATAGGCCGTGATCCGGTGATGCCCCCTACTCGCCAAGCGGTCCTGGATAGTCGGGCTCAGAAGTATCGTGTGAAGGGACTCCTGACGCTGGAGCATTCAAATGGGACACCGATCGTCAGTCTGGGACATGGATGGGACAAGTTCTGCCTCCTCTGCCACGCCGGATTCAGCTCCCAGGTGTGCCATCACCACGACAATCACAGCACCATCGAAATCATAGACACCCCAGAGTTCGGTCTTGTCGCACGCTTCATACAAACGCTCCATGGGGAATGGCTTGCCTCCTTGAGCACCGTTCAG AGTTCTAGGGAGGAGAGAGCCCTTGATGATGGTTATGGGTGGTTTTATACTGAGGTGATCGTGGAGGTGCCCTTGATGATGCAGTCGCACCCAGTTTCAGAGCTACGCCCGAATTCTTGTCGGTGTGGTAGTGGCATCGACAAGGACATGGTGTACTGCTCAGTTCAGTGCATG GCGGGGGACTTGTGA
- the LOC123169938 gene encoding proline-rich receptor-like protein kinase PERK10 — translation MNARSSVVRTLPCLVSGLLWTGATSAARSRPLPTPPPLPLLAPSPASTMASLSRASSARPHERQQSPPPTSRSLPRPCTPSSSLFSPSRAHFSLGCPDALPPSVRLQRPPASPAPAPPQAALLSVLAVAAIPCARLCSPAASDRDSPVPVDRIGQLRGPRPMEGIQPPGDNGGGSGLRAPTPEGASSENARRPGSGSARCSALGSGVASFAPPRGSKRPEGGSNDDGDTTPPLRL, via the exons ATGAACGCCCGCAGCTCCGTCGTCCGCACCCTTCCCTGCCTCGTATCCGGCCTGCTTTGGACGGGAGCAACCTCCGCCGCCCGTTCCCGGCCTCTTCCCACGCCACCGCCGCTGCCCCTGCTCGCGCCGTCGCCTGCATCCACCATGGCCTCGCTGTCTCGAGCCAGCAGCGCTCGTCCCCACGAGCGCCAGCAGTCGCCGCCGCCGACCAGCAGGTCCTTGCCGCGCCCGTGCACCCCTTCCTCCTCCCTATTCTCTCCTTCCCGAGCTCACTTCTCTCTCGGTTGCCCAGATGCGCTGCCGCCGTCCGTTCGTCTACAGAGACCTCCGGCCTCGCCCGCGCCGGCCCCGCCGCAAGCCGCCCTGCTCTCTGTGCTCGCCGTCGCTGCCATCCCGTGCGCCCGCCTCTGTTCGCCTGCAGCGAGCGACAGAGACAGCCCCGTGCCCGTTGACCGCATCGGCCAGCTGCGTGGGCCCAgacccatg GAAGGCATTCAGCCACCGGGCGACAATGGCGGCGGCAGCGGCCTCCGGGCTCCTACTCCGGAAGGAGCTTCATCGGAGAATGCAAGAAGACCGGGGAGTGGGAGCGCTCGCTGCTCTGCTCTGGGCTCTGGGGTCGCTTCCTTTGCGCCACCACGAGGGAGCAAGCGACCGGAGGGAGGGAGCAACGACGACGGCGATACAACACCTCCTCTGCGCCTATAA